In one window of Methanosarcina vacuolata Z-761 DNA:
- a CDS encoding Lrp/AsnC ligand binding domain-containing protein: MVIGITMVNVLPGYEKAAYRELKNIEGIKDVYHVFGEYDFVIIIDVEDMTLLNDVVDRVRESETVITTKTIIGAEL; the protein is encoded by the coding sequence ATGGTAATAGGGATCACAATGGTAAATGTGCTGCCAGGTTATGAAAAGGCAGCATACCGAGAATTGAAGAACATCGAGGGGATTAAGGATGTTTACCATGTCTTTGGGGAGTATGACTTTGTAATAATAATAGATGTTGAAGACATGACTCTCCTGAACGACGTGGTAGACAGAGTCAGGGAAAGCGAAACTGTAATAACCACCAAGACAATTATCGGAGCAGAACTTTAA
- a CDS encoding magnesium transporter, whose protein sequence is MPSESHRDEDLFESQYIEKYLSEYASVSSIVREALPFELIATVGGVVAGIILSGMTDELGMIPGLLVIYPGVLGLRGNISSTLGSRLGSAIHLGLITDLDRHNPELMNNISGSLILSVITAFILGILGHFVTLALGFESAGVLKLTLICVISAFTSGVILSFVAALLAVGMFRFGFDPDNVVTPSIATIGDIVSMLMLFLSAKLVVMF, encoded by the coding sequence ATGCCCTCAGAGTCTCACAGGGACGAAGACCTTTTCGAGTCCCAGTATATTGAAAAATACCTGAGCGAGTACGCGAGTGTTTCATCAATAGTACGTGAGGCGTTGCCCTTTGAACTTATTGCTACTGTTGGGGGAGTAGTTGCAGGAATTATACTTTCGGGAATGACAGATGAACTTGGAATGATCCCAGGACTGCTTGTGATTTATCCCGGAGTGCTCGGGCTCAGGGGAAATATTTCCTCGACCCTTGGTTCAAGGCTTGGCAGTGCAATTCATCTGGGGCTGATTACAGATCTCGACAGGCATAATCCCGAACTAATGAATAATATCTCCGGTTCCCTGATCCTGAGTGTTATTACCGCTTTTATTCTCGGAATCCTCGGTCACTTTGTAACTCTTGCTCTGGGCTTTGAAAGTGCCGGAGTCTTAAAACTTACCCTTATCTGTGTGATTTCAGCCTTTACATCCGGGGTAATTCTCTCTTTTGTTGCAGCTCTACTGGCTGTAGGAATGTTCAGATTTGGTTTTGATCCTGATAATGTTGTTACGCCTTCGATTGCAACTATCGGGGATATTGTCTCTATGCTCATGCTTTTCCTCTCTGCCAAATTGGTGGTGATGTTTTGA
- a CDS encoding magnesium transporter: MGILVGQLLNSREKSLISMPAILILIPSLIKIGGDTGSMLGARLSSAFHMGLGDNLRSNPVVHNSVIAAAIVGFVSSISVSILVYLASSFLGFGMPYLTLLEISLIAVIIELVVVYSATVAIAFISHRFGIDPDDTVIPFIASLGDLVGVTGIFIALYFLKIL; encoded by the coding sequence ATGGGAATCCTTGTAGGGCAGCTTCTTAACTCAAGAGAAAAAAGCCTTATATCTATGCCAGCGATACTGATTCTAATTCCTTCCCTTATCAAAATCGGAGGGGATACCGGCAGCATGCTTGGAGCCCGGCTTTCATCGGCTTTCCACATGGGGCTCGGAGATAATCTCAGGAGTAACCCGGTCGTACACAATAGTGTTATTGCAGCTGCAATCGTAGGATTTGTTTCTTCAATTTCTGTTAGTATACTGGTCTATCTGGCAAGCAGTTTCCTGGGGTTCGGGATGCCTTATCTCACCCTTCTGGAAATCAGCCTCATAGCCGTTATCATAGAGCTTGTCGTTGTGTATTCTGCAACTGTCGCCATAGCTTTTATTTCCCACAGGTTCGGGATAGACCCTGATGATACGGTCATTCCTTTCATAGCAAGCCTTGGAGACCTCGTTGGGGTTACAGGAATTTTTATAGCTCTTTACTTTTTAAAAATATTATAA
- a CDS encoding potassium channel family protein, with the protein MFPKEFRYSPKNLKDLLTEMKDTSELMVDLAYSAMIYDDEDVAEEVLNLEDKMDTLDYHIKMAAMLSTRRVDEAEGLLGVLQVAACSENIANAAGDIAKIVLMNMGIPMELKIALRDAEETIVRATVAAESSMAGRTLGDLELDIETGMWIIAIRRNEDWIYDPDKETRLRQGDVLIARGHDEGVTLFFEMATTKKFVPKEIEHNKLLKDLEHAVDIIVDMKNMSELSVGLAYSAILFDNEDIAYEVSALESEMDSMKYELQHWVLETAKHFEDVNMLRGILHLASASEAISDAAYGIADTVLRDIELHPIITLAVRNSEEVITRLQVEKCSPIVGKTFFELKLETETGLHVMAIKRADRWVYAPKGNTVVQAGDMLIARGSRIGEGALIEMCECKLNQ; encoded by the coding sequence ATGTTCCCTAAAGAATTCAGATACAGTCCAAAGAATCTTAAGGATCTTTTGACTGAGATGAAGGACACTTCCGAACTCATGGTAGACCTTGCATACTCTGCAATGATTTACGATGATGAGGACGTTGCTGAAGAGGTACTTAATCTTGAAGATAAGATGGATACCCTCGATTATCACATTAAAATGGCCGCGATGTTAAGCACACGCAGGGTTGACGAGGCCGAAGGCCTCCTGGGAGTTTTACAGGTTGCTGCGTGTTCGGAAAATATCGCTAATGCCGCAGGCGATATTGCCAAGATAGTTCTCATGAATATGGGAATTCCGATGGAACTGAAAATAGCCCTCAGGGATGCGGAAGAGACCATAGTCAGGGCAACAGTCGCCGCAGAATCTTCAATGGCAGGACGCACTCTTGGCGACCTCGAGCTTGATATCGAGACAGGCATGTGGATTATTGCCATCAGGAGAAACGAAGACTGGATTTATGACCCTGACAAGGAAACTCGTCTTCGGCAAGGCGATGTTTTGATTGCCAGAGGGCATGATGAAGGAGTCACGCTATTTTTCGAGATGGCCACAACAAAAAAATTCGTACCTAAGGAGATCGAGCACAATAAGCTTTTAAAAGACCTTGAGCATGCAGTGGATATTATAGTAGATATGAAGAACATGTCCGAACTCTCAGTAGGGCTTGCATACTCTGCTATTCTTTTTGACAACGAGGATATTGCATATGAGGTTAGTGCCCTGGAGTCCGAAATGGACTCTATGAAATATGAACTTCAGCACTGGGTGCTTGAAACCGCAAAGCATTTTGAGGATGTGAACATGCTACGGGGAATCCTCCACCTTGCAAGTGCCTCTGAAGCAATTTCCGATGCCGCCTACGGAATTGCGGATACTGTGCTCAGGGACATAGAACTCCACCCCATTATAACCCTCGCAGTCAGGAATTCCGAAGAAGTCATAACCAGGCTCCAGGTAGAGAAATGCTCTCCTATAGTCGGAAAGACTTTTTTTGAATTGAAGCTTGAAACTGAGACCGGGCTGCACGTAATGGCAATAAAAAGGGCTGACCGCTGGGTCTATGCTCCGAAAGGCAATACGGTTGTTCAGGCAGGAGATATGCTTATTGCACGCGGGTCAAGGATTGGAGAAGGGGCGCTTATAGAGATGTGTGAGTGTAAACTGAACCAGTAA
- a CDS encoding DUF362 domain-containing protein produces MAVIGLSRNKDTLESVRVAVELAGGLGIKKGSTVLIRPNANTADPSPGSTNPEVLKGAIREARKCNPKKIIVAEKSMTTLDTEMVLRKLGLWQAAEAEGADEILTFDHMKRYHMKPDGASSWPVGFYVPEFLDSVDYVIALPVIKTHWTATFTMGLKSQISITADTDRRQLPHGLHMDALFGNMIAESNLIYKPDFYISDATKCFVTGGPDLGTLREPGIVLASSDVVANDVTGLALLKTLGTVPKIQDHSVWSQPQIKRAVELGLGVRGREEITVKSSGVKEIEEILSNLA; encoded by the coding sequence ATGGCAGTTATTGGGCTTTCAAGAAACAAAGATACTCTGGAATCCGTAAGAGTGGCAGTAGAACTTGCAGGAGGGCTTGGGATTAAAAAAGGATCTACTGTACTGATCAGGCCAAATGCAAACACCGCAGATCCGTCTCCGGGTTCGACAAATCCCGAGGTCCTGAAGGGAGCTATACGGGAAGCAAGAAAATGCAATCCTAAAAAAATTATTGTTGCTGAGAAATCAATGACCACGCTGGATACTGAAATGGTGCTAAGGAAGCTTGGGCTCTGGCAGGCTGCGGAAGCAGAAGGAGCAGACGAAATCCTTACTTTTGACCACATGAAGCGCTATCATATGAAGCCTGATGGTGCTTCTTCCTGGCCTGTAGGTTTTTATGTTCCCGAATTTCTTGATTCGGTGGATTATGTGATTGCGCTTCCTGTAATCAAAACTCACTGGACTGCAACCTTTACCATGGGCTTGAAATCACAGATTAGCATAACTGCAGACACGGACAGGAGACAGCTTCCTCACGGCCTGCACATGGACGCGCTTTTCGGGAATATGATTGCCGAATCAAATCTCATTTATAAGCCTGATTTCTATATTTCGGATGCAACAAAATGCTTTGTGACCGGAGGCCCTGATCTTGGAACTCTTAGAGAGCCTGGTATTGTGCTGGCAAGCTCGGATGTGGTCGCAAACGATGTTACGGGTCTTGCTCTCCTGAAAACCCTTGGTACGGTTCCGAAAATCCAGGATCATTCAGTCTGGTCCCAGCCCCAGATCAAAAGGGCGGTAGAACTTGGGCTAGGAGTACGCGGCAGGGAAGAAATAACTGTAAAAAGCTCAGGGGTTAAGGAAATCGAAGAGATTCTTTCCAATCTTGCTTGA
- a CDS encoding YbhB/YbcL family Raf kinase inhibitor-like protein, which yields MNRKTGTVVLIFLFAAMVFISGCVQNEKTQTPVNKESPETGKGDESMNIQSIKVSSSAFVSNGSIPEKYTCDGQNINPPLEFEGIPEKAESLVLIVDDPDAPEKTFTHWIVWNIEPVAKIEEDSIPGVEGLNDFKEIGYGGPRPPSGTHRYFFRVYALDKNLDLKAGAVRKSLENEMIGHIIAEGELMGKYRKK from the coding sequence ATGAACAGAAAGACCGGTACAGTTGTTCTGATATTCTTGTTTGCAGCAATGGTTTTCATTTCGGGGTGTGTCCAGAATGAGAAAACCCAGACACCTGTAAATAAGGAGTCTCCCGAAACCGGTAAAGGGGATGAGAGCATGAACATTCAAAGTATAAAGGTTTCTAGCAGCGCATTTGTATCTAACGGCAGTATTCCAGAAAAATACACATGTGATGGGCAAAACATAAATCCACCACTGGAATTCGAAGGAATTCCTGAAAAGGCTGAGAGTTTGGTACTCATAGTAGACGATCCTGATGCTCCCGAAAAGACATTTACACACTGGATTGTCTGGAACATAGAGCCTGTGGCGAAAATAGAAGAAGATAGTATACCTGGGGTTGAGGGTTTAAACGATTTCAAGGAAATTGGATACGGAGGGCCACGTCCACCCTCAGGTACTCACAGGTATTTCTTCCGGGTCTATGCTCTGGACAAGAATCTGGACCTTAAAGCAGGAGCAGTAAGAAAAAGCCTTGAAAATGAAATGATAGGGCATATTATTGCTGAAGGGGAGTTGATGGGAAAATACAGAAAAAAATAA
- the msrA gene encoding peptide-methionine (S)-S-oxide reductase MsrA, whose product MEEKQKAELNPDYFENPGSGLEKATFAAGCFWGIEEAFRQVKGVVATAVGFSGGHFERPTYEQVCTLDTGHAEAVRVIFDPKVVSYETLLDVFWKIHDPTTKDRQGPDVGKQYRSVIFYHDEKQKAAALASKEKLEKSGVFKNSIVTEIVPISEFYMAEDYHQQYFEKKGFLQNVLRGLKK is encoded by the coding sequence GTGGAAGAAAAGCAAAAAGCTGAATTGAATCCTGATTATTTCGAAAATCCCGGAAGCGGCCTGGAAAAAGCAACCTTTGCTGCAGGCTGTTTCTGGGGCATTGAAGAGGCTTTCAGGCAGGTTAAAGGTGTAGTTGCAACTGCGGTTGGCTTCAGCGGCGGCCATTTTGAACGCCCTACTTATGAACAGGTCTGCACCCTCGATACCGGGCATGCCGAAGCAGTTCGTGTGATTTTCGACCCGAAAGTGGTGTCTTATGAAACCTTACTTGATGTCTTCTGGAAAATCCATGACCCCACTACAAAGGACAGGCAGGGCCCTGATGTCGGAAAGCAATACCGCTCAGTTATCTTTTACCATGACGAAAAGCAAAAAGCTGCGGCGTTAGCTTCAAAAGAAAAGCTCGAAAAATCAGGGGTTTTCAAAAATTCGATAGTCACTGAGATTGTGCCGATTTCCGAGTTTTATATGGCTGAAGATTATCATCAGCAGTATTTTGAAAAAAAGGGTTTTCTGCAGAATGTACTCCGAGGTTTGAAGAAATAA
- a CDS encoding NADH:flavin oxidoreductase, whose amino-acid sequence MIFDPITICNLELQNRFVRSATHEFLAEEDGTPTSRLGDLYEELAKNEVGLIITGYSYVLPGGQSDIYQQGIYNDRFIEPYRKITERVHRYKSKIALQIVHGGRQASVSDEYPVPMAPSEVKDSHSAVVPREMTEQEILEVIEAFTKAAVRAKKAGFDGVQLHCAHGFLLSNFISPYTNRRTDRWGGSVENRSRIVTEIVRRIKEEAGDSFPILVKLNATDGFQPCCSKAELGLDIYQAVEIAMLLEKAEVCAIEVSGGIGEAGGVTIRTAINNPAKEAYFKDCSKAIKSAVNIPVILVGGIRSLSVINDLLENGSADLISMSRAFISEPDIVPKFKSGKVKKARCVSCNLCFDPEGISCNFQFE is encoded by the coding sequence ATGATTTTTGACCCTATCACTATCTGCAACCTGGAACTTCAGAACCGATTTGTAAGGTCCGCAACTCACGAATTTCTGGCTGAAGAAGACGGAACGCCCACTTCCCGGCTCGGAGACCTTTATGAAGAGCTTGCAAAAAATGAGGTCGGGCTGATCATAACCGGCTATTCCTATGTCCTTCCGGGCGGGCAGAGTGATATCTACCAGCAGGGCATCTATAATGACCGTTTTATCGAACCCTATCGGAAGATAACCGAAAGGGTGCACAGGTACAAAAGCAAAATTGCGCTCCAGATCGTTCACGGAGGGCGGCAGGCAAGTGTTTCGGATGAATATCCGGTCCCAATGGCTCCTTCGGAAGTAAAAGACAGCCATTCGGCAGTCGTGCCGAGAGAAATGACCGAACAGGAAATCCTGGAAGTAATCGAAGCTTTTACAAAAGCGGCGGTCAGGGCGAAAAAAGCGGGTTTTGATGGAGTACAGCTTCACTGTGCCCACGGCTTTCTCTTAAGTAATTTCATATCTCCCTATACGAACAGGCGGACTGACCGCTGGGGAGGCTCGGTAGAAAACCGGTCAAGGATAGTCACGGAAATTGTCAGGCGCATAAAAGAAGAGGCTGGAGATTCTTTTCCCATTCTGGTCAAACTGAATGCAACCGATGGCTTCCAGCCCTGTTGTTCAAAGGCTGAACTGGGACTTGATATTTACCAGGCAGTAGAAATTGCAATGCTTCTGGAAAAGGCTGAAGTCTGCGCAATTGAGGTAAGCGGAGGAATCGGTGAAGCTGGTGGGGTAACTATAAGGACTGCAATCAATAACCCTGCAAAAGAAGCATATTTCAAGGATTGCTCTAAAGCAATAAAAAGTGCAGTAAACATTCCGGTTATTCTTGTTGGCGGCATCAGGTCGCTTTCGGTTATTAATGACCTGCTTGAAAACGGGTCTGCAGACCTGATTTCAATGAGCAGAGCCTTTATCAGTGAACCTGACATTGTTCCGAAATTCAAATCAGGGAAGGTTAAAAAAGCAAGGTGCGTATCATGCAACCTTTGTTTTGATCCTGAGGGCATAAGCTGCAATTTCCAGTTTGAGTAA
- a CDS encoding GNAT family N-acetyltransferase — protein MLEIDYDAFDENILSNWSLVPYLRYGHAFGLFACNSLKGFAIFMKEWDNPRFAYLLEIAVEKESQEKGYGCYLLLQSLIHLKKNGLSIVFLTVDPNNLRARHIYCDKFGFKCAEYRKNEYGQGRDRLFLQLNLENWIPVLDEHSSLEPKPLGEGLREE, from the coding sequence ATGCTTGAAATTGATTATGATGCTTTTGATGAGAATATACTTAGTAACTGGTCTTTGGTACCTTATCTAAGATATGGACACGCTTTCGGTCTCTTTGCGTGTAACTCCTTGAAAGGTTTTGCTATATTTATGAAAGAATGGGATAATCCCAGATTTGCTTATCTATTAGAGATAGCAGTAGAGAAAGAAAGCCAGGAAAAAGGATATGGATGTTATCTCTTACTACAATCTCTAATTCACCTGAAAAAGAACGGATTATCTATTGTTTTCTTAACTGTTGATCCAAACAATTTACGAGCCCGGCATATTTATTGTGACAAATTTGGATTTAAATGTGCAGAATATCGAAAGAATGAATATGGACAAGGGCGTGACAGATTGTTTCTTCAGTTAAACCTGGAGAATTGGATTCCAGTTCTTGATGAACACTCTTCCCTGGAACCTAAGCCATTAGGTGAAGGACTCCGGGAGGAGTAG
- a CDS encoding helix-turn-helix domain-containing protein — MSEENRVGSKIRQLREAREMTVEELAEASQSSEELIQQLENGALVPSLTPLLKIARALGVRLGTFLDDMPQSGPVIVRAGLSENVVRFSGKTEKPRKSALEFYSLASDKADRNMEPFIIDIHPSPEESHQPSSHEGEEFIYILSGEIEIFYGKDVHRLSAGDSIYYDSIIPHDVHAAGKEDAKILAVIYAPL; from the coding sequence ATGTCAGAAGAGAACCGTGTCGGTAGTAAGATACGCCAGCTTAGAGAAGCCAGGGAAATGACCGTTGAAGAATTGGCTGAAGCCAGTCAGAGCAGCGAGGAGTTAATCCAGCAGCTAGAAAACGGAGCCCTGGTCCCTTCCTTAACACCTCTTTTAAAGATTGCCCGGGCTTTAGGCGTCCGCCTCGGTACTTTTCTGGACGATATGCCCCAGAGCGGACCTGTAATTGTCAGGGCAGGGCTGTCAGAGAATGTAGTCCGTTTTTCGGGGAAGACTGAGAAACCCAGGAAAAGTGCTCTTGAGTTTTATTCCCTTGCCTCCGATAAAGCAGACCGCAATATGGAGCCCTTCATCATTGATATTCATCCGTCTCCCGAGGAAAGTCACCAGCCCTCTTCTCACGAAGGAGAGGAGTTTATTTATATCCTTTCCGGGGAAATCGAGATCTTCTACGGAAAGGACGTCCACAGGCTAAGCGCCGGAGACAGTATTTATTATGACTCAATTATCCCGCATGATGTCCACGCAGCAGGGAAAGAGGACGCAAAAATTCTAGCTGTGATCTATGCTCCTCTGTAA
- a CDS encoding acyl-CoA thioesterase → MFSTIVSPRFGDIDGLGHVNNTVLPVWFEIGRNSVFRLFSPDLDLSPDVWHLILVRTEFDFLHQMYFRSDVEIRTFITKIGNSSFTVGHEAWQEGELKVKGQAVLVYYDFKLQKAMPLPDPIREILTTHMFPAMDNAETDTDSPCSI, encoded by the coding sequence ATGTTCAGTACAATTGTTAGTCCGCGCTTTGGGGACATAGACGGGCTTGGGCATGTGAATAACACTGTCCTCCCGGTCTGGTTCGAAATTGGAAGAAACTCAGTATTCCGGCTTTTTTCACCGGACCTTGATCTTAGCCCTGATGTATGGCACCTGATTCTTGTCAGGACCGAGTTTGATTTTCTGCACCAGATGTATTTCAGGTCGGACGTGGAGATAAGAACTTTCATTACAAAGATAGGAAACAGCTCATTTACTGTCGGGCATGAGGCGTGGCAGGAGGGCGAGCTCAAGGTGAAAGGTCAGGCAGTCCTGGTTTATTATGACTTCAAGCTCCAGAAAGCAATGCCCCTTCCTGATCCAATCCGCGAAATTCTGACCACGCATATGTTTCCTGCGATGGATAATGCTGAAACGGACACGGATTCCCCTTGCTCAATTTGA